A single region of the Kwoniella botswanensis chromosome 1, complete sequence genome encodes:
- a CDS encoding 5-formyltetrahydrofolate cyclo-ligase, which yields MSTQAAFALKASLRKSMLRTLKGMSDGEVEKQSQAVFRVLLDQPFFKEAKSIGCYLSMKHGELRTNGIVDHILKRGSTLYTPFIPPPPSRSPEAQPSSSSQDMRMLRLYSSSDLERCPLDKWGILDPGETRNDLEGEDREDVMNRSSPPLDLILVPGVAFDEECNRLGRGKAYYDRFLLSYTSKRPSPLLVALALSPQILEASERVPTTEHDFRLDGVISPEGVVWREKN from the exons ATGTCGACCCAAGCAGCTTTCGCCCTCAAGGCGTCTTTGCGGAAATCGATGCTGAGGACTCTGAAAGGTATgtcagatggtgaagtggaaaagcaat CACAAGCAGTATTCAGAGTACTTCTcgatcaacctttcttcaagGAAGCGAAATCGATAGGTTGCTACTTGAGCATGAAGCATGGCGAACTAAGGACGAATGGGATTGTCGATCATATCCTGAAGAGAG GCTCAACATTATATACTCCCTTCATTCCACCACCGCCATCACGAAGCCCTGAAGCTCAgccttcatcgtcatcacaGGACATGAGAATGTTACGATTGTACTCGTCGTCTGATCTGGAAAGATGTCCATTGGATAAATGGGGTATATTAGACCCAGGAGAGACGCGGAATGACctagaaggagaagatcgGGAGGATG TGATGAatcgttcttctccaccGCTCGACCTCATCTTAGTACCTGGTGTGGCTTTCGACGAGGAATGCAACAGG CTGGGGAGAGGTAAAGCATATTACGATCGGTTTTTGTTGTCCTACACATCGAAAAGACCGTCCCCGTTACTCG TTGCTCTGGCGTTATCTCCCCAGATATTGGAGGCGAGTGAAAGGGTGCCTACGACCGAACATGACTTCCGATTGGATGGGGTCATCTCACCCGAAGGTGTAGTTTGGAGGGAGAAGAATTAA